DNA sequence from the Lolium rigidum isolate FL_2022 unplaced genomic scaffold, APGP_CSIRO_Lrig_0.1 contig_39365_1, whole genome shotgun sequence genome:
GTATAGATTTGACAAGTGGTGACTTTGAATCAAAGTGAAGATGAccccattttgaaatttttgcAAAACAGCTCCAAAttgaataccaccaccaccaatctctcacattaattatatgtttgagacTCACCAAAAAGTTTTCCAAAATTCTtcaaaaatgttcttgcggccatttctccgaacaccttgcaggcaactTTCCAGATTTGTGTTACTTGCTATTACACACtggtttcttgcctaaaccacTTTTAACTTGTGATCATTAGACTCTcctgcaacccctgcatcaagACTCGTCCTTgccctggtcgattaaagtgaagaaaaggagagaaaagCCCATGCCatgtaccatgccggccacctttggtcaccctctctctggcctccctctctcaGCACCACCATGTCCCAGAGCATCTACTCATCACCACGATCATGCCAGTGCACGGCTCGAGCTCGCCaaggcacggcattggccagaacgcgcacGTCCAAAACCATGCCAGTGCATGCCAGccgacgcggtgagcgcgctctggacgcggcagtacgtcgcgcgctcgagcaCCCTCGCCCTCCCCTGCAAAGGCTACGCCTGCGTCGAGCATATCCTCGCCACCCTCTACCGCATAGAAACCCTCGAATGCCTGCGgccgccttgtcaccgtcgtcctcgccggagaagtaccgcgggtaccgtggCATGATGAGCACGCGCCCGATCGATCCCATCCTCTTTTCTCTGCGCTcgctgcaccttgagcatcgccaggacgacgcctacacatagccgtcctcgccttgccccttcgagcaccgtagacgccgcgccatggacgctcctgcacagcacccgccggccacctcccccgctataaatagagacgtCCCGAGCACCATCTCTTCACACCAACTCGTtctcctcccatccttgcttCTTCTCCACCAGTCAATTtgacaccacctcgccggagcaccacCAATTGCAAGACGAAGTccaccggagcccgcagatcaccgCCGATGATTGACGCTTCCCcgcgcctcgccactgctaccaggagcttcagcaccgtcgacaacgtcgcctcgcacctagcagaaccccgcgggaacgccggtaggtcctccgaccccctaggctcgccgtcactccgtcgggatctcgtcggagacgacgatgatcctCGACCACTCGATCTCGTTCTAATCCGACGGTTGATAACAAGCATACCGTTTCGCTCTGTTacgagccactgacgggtggcccccacctcgtcaggtggCCCACTCACACGGGCTGTGTTGCTGGGCCGTGCATCACGATTCAAAATCGTTTCGGCCCGTTTccatttcccgcgcagcccaagaattcaaatttcgtttaaatagtttcagttcaaattcaatactggtgtccACTTCCAAattgaataactttcaaactactgcaccaaatttggccaactttatatctttggaaagctaaggaaattatctagccaatgccactggtcccatcgccaaattcgttgtagaattaaagtgctaaaaataacaagtcatggacttttgcaaattgaaacttaatttaaaattcaaccaaaactgattttgagttgattccaactctcataaatcacaattgatgtcctttaattgtttatgcaataatatagccaagttgtttgcatgatcatgtactggatcaaaataatggctatgtagccatttctagtgcatttaaatttTGGAATTTGAATcttataaatagtatgagagctactctctcatttaaatcttgatcctaagtaatacaataagaggaaattacattaggctaataaacctctgattgttattacttagagatttttaaaccatttaaatgttagttttaaattgtatgaggtgtagcacctcatttaaattattactccctcataatagatatgaaatgttgaccttggtcaacttatatttcataccttattattatttgtggagattaaatcttgatatgattaatgagaggaaattattttctccaaagacttaAATCGCAATTCAAATAAatacttataatgagaggaaattatttttctcttaaataagaacaaaccaagtaatccaccatgccatgattgatgtgatgttagaattagttgtgtgaaccctttttgtgtattttagtctagcatgcaagtatttgtgtggtgattgtgtacctcgtattcgtatatagacgctagtaacgaggaatacttggaggagggaagctactctcaagaggaggagcaaaactttgactcctatccccaccaaggcaagataaactcttgctaaccaccatgatgcaaagctctacaagagcaaggcaccatcacccctttaattttatgtattacctatcccatgtttttaccttgcaattatttttgcttatttactttaaagtactttttgatttatgattcacttggtatagagtagaacaagatttaAGGTTAGCTTAGAACCAATCAAAGCTAAATAgaacccctcatgaaatagtttctagtgctaatcaaataaaatttgactactctagatgggaacttggtgaagtgaaatgactttgaaagaaagtgaATTTGAAGGTGACATGGttgacttggtgaaacttaccaaaaactgatgattgggtttgaatgcgatacccttccaattatacaagtacccccacaatacctgattatgggtagggcttaactagaaacttgtgtattttagtatgggttccctctaaacaagcatcataggggttacaccgaggctgcctccgtatatggtaaatgatgtgaatatgaggtgaatgtacgacccaagccctgtgcagctcccgggttaacagttggttttcaccgggaggccaagctcatggggagaggtgcctatactagtatatataagtgaaaggttaaggttgatgatccgcgtactgagttacgatgattcgaggttatcctcgacggatgtaatcaaaagttgtggcacaagagtacaacctctgcagagtgttaaacctattcgaatagccgtgtccacggttatggacgattggaaaggccatactattccgtTATCAAaatttttgatcttaaaaaggaatgatgaattgaaaggtgattttgacttggttcacaaatgatttgtgggaatgacactaatgttcccacttgagttagtctatcaaatgatgagtctttactaaatgtttgatgaactaaaacttggctttatgtaaataaacctagagcttagcacctctTACTACACTAGAtatgtatttaccttagtattagtttgcgagtactttaaagtactcatggctttgccctggctattcaaatgccagactttgaagaggagcaacagtatcaggatgacggacaacaggacgtctacgataactaggatcgtcttctaacgtcaagcgttgtctgtggaatagatagtccactactacctcgcttccgctacttatttgtgatgttgaacaatccatttgtgtaatattggattatgtgatccgttgttgtaagacaagtatgtgttgtaataaatgatgactctgaactacttactattatgtctcgcaaaaacaatcttcctgggattgcgatgtatgatataataggcatctggacttaaaaatccgggtgttgacaacacaGCTACTTCGTCTTCCGCTGTATTACTTACGggtggcgcgctgcagcctttccaggcccgcgttaatggcgcgcctcgaCTTCCGCGAGCGTGTGCAGCTGGGCGGCGTGgcagtggcaggacattgaaggcgatatggcttccgagcctcttaaagggacgctgtcggcgcccatttccccgaccacaccattgccagagccaatacaatccaccccaccgacgccatggggaagaaatgctgacCCTTCcacaagaccaagaacgaccacgaggctagcggctcgcggtccggcaagaagccacggatcgggcggtacgtccgcatcgacttcgcgcgccgcctttgggaggaaaaccggctggTGCCATGGCCGGATGCAAACCTGCCTGGAgaaggctggtacctcaactccaggaGCGTGCCAGTACACCCAGTGCCGCGCAAGGGCCGAGAGcgccgggacgaggtgcgccgccgccgatccaTCTTCGCCGGATCTCCAAcaagatccggcgtacgcgctcaaCTCCAACAACTGGATCTCCTTCagaacgtgggagttcgacgcgcgctgccgcgctggctacctcggggACGTCGAGTTCTTCAGCCGTGAGATcgccgaggaagaagaggagaacgcccaggaggacgcggaggatgacgcagacgaggacgaggatgacgaagacgagGATGATGAAGACGAGCAGGTGGAGCACACGCagagtacgaccacgacgacggcgggccgacgtgggatccggagacccagccgcccgacattaccgaggaggaggccattgccatggcattgGCCAACAGCGAGCGCgatgagctcgctttgtgggacgggctcgcaatccagctccgcgagtccgcGCTGCTGCAGGGTAGGCCCGCGACTCCTCCGACCATGCCCAGGCGTTCCAGCGACCGcgctccggctgctgctccggcctgGGATCCCTGACCACCTTCACCACAACCTCCTGCGTAGGCGACAGCCTGGCCGCAGTTGCCGCAGCCTGCccaacctcctccaccgccggcgtaccagcttccatagccgacgccggagttcatcgacctcgttagcaacgacgaccagtaggcagtacctaggttttttatggcatttttatttttttattaatttaaacTATGACTTTAATGAATGAGAAAAAAAAATGCGTCTCATTGCAAACGGACGCGTGGACGATTTCTGGACATGCGCTCGCTGCGGAACCAAACGCACAACCCACGTGCCCGCAGCTACAAAAGCCAAACCTGAAAGGCTGCCCACACCGTGCAcgcttcttcctcgcgccgcgccgccgccgccgccagcaaccCCCGTACTCCTTCGGGTCTCTCTAGTCTCTCCATCAAGACCAAATCGAATTCACCCCATAATTCTCCGTTAATCCTGAAGGCAAGCGCTTCTCCTCCCCTTGCTCCGATTTCCCCCTCCGAATTGCTAGGATTTGTTTCTGTGTTTCTCATTTCAGTCTCACCATATCTGCGTGTGCGTTGCGGTGGCAGCTGTAGTTCGGCGGTGGACCAGGAGCATGGCCTTATCGTGCGCGAGCGTTCGCCTGCACGGCCGCGTCGGCGCTTTCAAATGCCGGGCCGCTCTGGCTACGTCGAGCGGCTTTTCGTTCCCGGGTGCACGGAGGTGGACTGCTAGGGGAATCCACTGCCAGTTTCCACCGCGGGCCAGTGCGGATGGCGTTGACGCCACCACCTCCGGTGCAGATGTTGTTGTGCCTGAAGCGGGCGAATTCGCTGGTTCCGCCAAGGAGGTCGCCGCGGTTATCCAACCGACTGTGTTTCAACATAAGGGCGGGGAGGTTTCTGATATATTTGGATCCGGTGGGAATGGTAAgttcccgcctggcagcggcggtGGAGATGGGGATAATGGcaccggtggcggtggtgctgatGGCGACAGTGAAGGGGATGATGAGTTTGGGCCGATCCTTAGCTTTGAACAGGTGGTCCAGGAGGTCGAGAAGCGAGGGGTTAGCTTCCCGAGCTTGCCAGCCGATATGATCGAGGCTGCGAAGAATGTTGGGATTCAGAAGCTGCTGCTGCTGAGATACTTGGACATGCAGGTGTTGGGAAGTGCTCTAGTTCATATGCGTATTTTCGGGTTGCGATGTCGCTGACTTGGAATTGTTTTGCTGTTTGGATGTGCTAGGCCTCCGCTTGGCCCCTGGGTCCTGCTGTTAGATCCTGCGGGCTTCTCCGGAATAGGATGCTGGTTGATCCTGCATTCCTCTTCAAAATTGGGACGGAGGTAGGTTCACTTCTTGATCTTAGGTAGTATTGCACAAGGGTTAGTGTTTATTGGTAGGATTGTTGGTTGACTGCTCTGGTGGAATGATTTGCAGATAGTTATTGACACATGTTGCGCTACTTTTGCGGAGGTTCAGAAGAGAGGCGATGAGTTTTGGTCAGAATTTGAACTGTATGCAGCAGATATGTTGGTAGGCGTAGTTGTTAATGTAGCTTTAGTCGGCATGTTGGCACCATATGCTCGGTTCCGTGGAGGGTCTACATCAGCAGGCCTTCTTGGGCGTGTTAGGCATGCTTATGACGCTCTCCCGAGCAGGTGAGTGATGAACTATGTTAACACTTATGTTGGAGTAAAATGCGGATAGCAGTATTTTGTGTTATAACTCAATTGCATGTTACTATCATTATGTCTCTAGATGAATATTTAATATTTCCACGTTCATTTTATTTCTACAGATAACTTGTTAGTTGTGACAAAACCAAATGTAGCTGCCTTCTTGTTCCGTAAAATTCCAAGTCTTTAACTTTAGCTGTAAACTGACAAAGTATAAATATAATCTCTAGCTGTAAACTTTAACAGTAGTTCTGGTGGCTGATGAGATTCAAGCATGATATTGCAGAGCACCTACTTCTCTATTTAGAAGTTTTAGATGTCAGCAGATAATTCAGTTAAATACCACTTTCTTATCATTTTAGTCTCATTTCGCATTTTCCTTGCTTGTTGCATGTTCATTTCTCTTTGTGCTACTATAATTTGCTGGCATTCTTCTTTCACTGTTTTTAATTGTGCATTCACCTTTTCATCGTGTGTAATGCTGATGAAATCTGAACTCATGTAGTGTTTTTGAAGCTGAAAGGACAGGATATAGTTTTTCCGTTCAACAACGGATAGGGTCATACTTTTTCAAGGTAATTTTTGTGTACTTCTTGTTTTGACCAGGAAGTGTTAAAAACATATTACCTCTTCTAATATCTGGAATACCCTATGTTGAGAACAGGGGTTTTTATATGGCGCAGTTGGATTTTCTTGTGGTCTTGTGGGCCAAGGCATTGCAAACTTGATAATGACTGCAAAACGGTATTTTACTTCTCGTTATGTTAAAGTCAATGTTGTCACCAATATGTAGATACTTCTTGTTATGTTAAAGTCAATGTTGTCATCAATATATAGATAGTTTATTGGCACATTTAACTATTTTTCTATCTTCTATATAGTTCTATTCTGGCGGCCGGCCCTCCAGTAATCACTAATATTAGCATGAGAAATTCAATCTTATTATGCAGTTTGTTAGAGCTCTGAAACATTTGAAAGCTATTTTGTTTCTTCTTGAATCATCAAGAAATGTTGAAGGGAATTTTACCACACAATGTATGATGGTAAAAACTAGAACATGTTTGCTTGAATGCACATTTGCACTACTTTGCGAGTTTTTGAAAGGTTAGGTCAAGAAATTGTTAGCCGTGCTTTGGCCTGACATATCTAGATGTAAGGTTAGGTCAACAAGTGTTTCACACGCGGGGCCTAGCTGTTAGATAATGAATGTGGCCAAAGCCGCGAGTTGAACGAAACACGTACCTAACTTAGTGAAATTTGTCTAACCTGAAGTAATTGTGTGGCACTATGGCTAGCAACCAAACAGACATTTGACAGTTTGACTTAGGTTGTCACTAGTAGAAAAGCCCGTGTGTTGCTACGGGTGAAATCGCACAATAGCACAAATTGGGATATCCTTCTTCTGTATGCACCGCGTATTGGCATATTTTTTGCTCATTGACTAAATTCTTTCATTTCTGTGGGTTAATTTTTACTGAATATCTTTTAGAGCATGAAGAATTTCATTACTGGAGAGACGACAATGTAGAAAACCATCTATACAACTCAATCTTTTTAAATGTCAATATTGTTATTAGAATTCCAATAGGTTCTCTTGATTTAATTATAGATAGCACATTCAGCACAGACATTGGTTGCCCTGAAGATCGGGATGGCCTTGATCCTTAATTTTGCGTCTAATTCCTAGCCCCCCAAAAAGCTAAAATAAGTAATTTTCCATGGTTTAATAGAAAACAGTTTTGCACTTATATATATCCCAAAATaatttatttcatattttaatGCAACATCGAAATTTACCCAAGCTGAGTCGGTCTGGCCTTTTAATGTTAGGCTTTCCAGACCCAGACTGAAACCCTAGCCAGCCCAAGGTTTGCACATGACGTAACAACATGTTCCCCTATAATAAAAAAGGTGTAATCGCAATCTGTGGTTCAGCGAGCTGCCTCCAGGTCAAGGGATCGGTCACGTTGTGCTCTTGTCATTGAAGATGTTAACGACCTGGTTGGTTCCTTCAGCTCCTGCTCTCTGCTCATGTTAGCCGGTTTTAGAATGTTGCCGCGCATTGTTTAGTGCGTTCGTGCGAGTTTTTTCCTAATTGTGCGTGGCGTGGTGTGCCTCCGGATTGCATCTGGGAGACAATTTGTAATGGATGCTTGTTTGATTGATTAATAAAGCACACCTGTTTTCCTCCAAAAAAAAGAGGTGTAATCGCATGTTTGATATGCTTTCAATTACATCTCGCCCATCAATCATTCGCCGAGATTACATGCAATTTACACTAAGCCATAATATGCACAAAATCATTGTTGTTAATTACTTAGAAAACAACACAGTAATTCTTTTGGTGATGTCCATGCAGACATGTATGTTACGCTCATTGCCAAGTGGTCCCATAAAGATATTGCTTAATAAAGTTATCTCTCAACTTTCTCCTTATCATATCCACCGCCCAAGATTTCTTCttatttctctctctctccatcgaTTCCTTCTTACCCAGTTGATTAGGTGAGCACCACCTCTGGCCACAGTCCCAATTTTTTTGCTTGGTTGGTACCTTCTCTGCTTCTCTTCTTTGTGTGAGTGAATTCGTGACGAGCTCTTTCGAGCAGCTTTGGGATCTTGGTGAAAGAGTTGACCCAGGTACTTCTGTTATGTCATTCCCGTCTTCTTCCCATAGTTCAGTTTGTTAGAGTAATTCTTGCTCAGGACTTAGCTAGTACCTTGTAGTAGTACTGTAGGTGCTGGTATGTTCTAGTATGTTCTAGGAGTACATTATATATGTAAGCCTTAGCCAGTAGAACACTCTGGATAACTCTACTAGTAGATAGCTATAAAAGGATAGCAGTAGAAAGCTCTAGAAGGCTTTAGAAATCTACATGTTGTACCTAGCTTGTATCCTATAAATAGCACTATGCAATACAAGCTGCATGAAGCTTTTGGCAGCATCACAAAAACCAGACCACTTCCCACACACTACACTACCTGTGAACTAGCTAGCAAGgctaacaattggtatcagagcgttGGTGAAGATAAGATCATAAGAGATGTCAGCTCCAGTTGGAGGTGTTGCTGGCAGTCCGCCTCGCCAGCCGCGGCGCCTTTCCCCTTCACCACCACCGAGACGACCGCGCCACCGTGATGCAGGAAGGCGCGAGGTTGTGGTCGAGCGAGTCGTGAAGGACGTCGGCGGTGGCAGTTACTCGATGCTGACGCGGACGAACTACACCGAATGGAGCCTCCTCATGAAGGTGAAGCTGCAGGCTCGGGGCATCCGGGATGCAATTGAGCTCGGCGCCGACGACTACCGGGAAGATCGAATGGCGCCGGAGGCCATCTTGCAAGCGGTGCCACCGGAAATGATGGCTGGACTAGCCGTCAAGCGGACGACGAAGGAGGCGTGGGAGGCGATTCGAGCCATGCGCGTCGGTTCGGATCGCGTGCGGAAGGGCAAGGTGTCTGCGGCTAAAGAAGGAATTTGAGATGATCTCATTCCGCGACGGGAGTACGGTTGATGATTTCGCGCTACGCCTTACGAACCTCGTCACAAGCCTCGCCACGCTCGGAGCACCTATCGACGAAACTCAAGTCGTCGAGAAGTTTTTGCGGGTTGTGCCGCCAAGGCTGTCGTAGATAGCCCTTGCGATCGAGACCCTCCTTGACACTTCTGATATGTCATTGGAGGAAGTCACCGGCCGGCTGAAGGCGGTCGAGGATCGTCTCGAGTCGCCCGAGCCGGCGCGTGAGCGGGGGCAAGCTCCTACTCACCGAGGAGCAATGGCTAGAGAGGATGAAGGGGCGCCAAGGAGGCAGCTCCTCCAGGCCTGCACGCAGCagcggacagcgacgacgacggccacCACTTAAGAAGGTTGGAGAAGGCAACGACGATCGTGCAGCGGCTAGGGACGGCCCGCGAGATGACACATGCCGCAACTGCGGCCGTCGCGGCCATTGGGCCAAGGACTGCAGGCAGCCCCGGAGAAACAGGGCATACCTGGCTGAAGCAGAGGAAGATGATGAGGAGCCTGCACTCCTCATGGCGCAGGCCTGCACCACTCCTGCCCCTGCCGCCATGGTGGTGCAGCGAAGCACTACTCCAGCTCCAGCCATGCAGGTGGAGAAAAGTGAAGCTCCAGCTGCTGCCATGGTGATGCAGCAGAATCTTGCTCCAGCCCCGGCCATTATGGTGCAAGATAGCACCATCACAGCTCCAGAGCATGTTCCTCTTCACATCGACGAGCCGAAGGCAAAAGCTTACCTTGggacgagcagcgacgacgagcgaaTCGAGGGCTGGTACCTCGACACTGGGGCTACAAATCACATGACGGGCCATGGGGACGCCTTTGCTGAAATTGACCGTACAATCACCGGCACTGTCAAATTCGGCGACGGCTCGGTCGTGGAAATCAAGGGCATGGGCACCATCATCTTTGCAGGCAGAAATGGTGAACACAAGGCTCTCAGCGGCGTCTACTACATCCCACGCCTGAAGAACTCGATCatcagcattggtcaacttgacgAGAGCGACGCATGCGTGCTAATCAGGAGAGGTGTGCTTCGCATATGGGATCAGCAAGGACGACTCCTTGTTCGAGTCACACGCGGCCGGAATCGCCTCTATCTCCTCCA
Encoded proteins:
- the LOC124681332 gene encoding protein RETICULATA, chloroplastic-like; translated protein: MALSCASVRLHGRVGAFKCRAALATSSGFSFPGARRWTARGIHCQFPPRASADGVDATTSGADVVVPEAGEFAGSAKEVAAVIQPTVFQHKGGEVSDIFGSGGNGKFPPGSGGGDGDNGTGGGGADGDSEGDDEFGPILSFEQVVQEVEKRGVSFPSLPADMIEAAKNVGIQKLLLLRYLDMQASAWPLGPAVRSCGLLRNRMLVDPAFLFKIGTEIVIDTCCATFAEVQKRGDEFWSEFELYAADMLVGVVVNVALVGMLAPYARFRGGSTSAGLLGRVRHAYDALPSSVFEAERTGYSFSVQQRIGSYFFKGFLYGAVGFSCGLVGQGIANLIMTAKRSVKKSEHDVPVPPLLKTSALWGVFLGVSSNTRYQVINALERLVEASPLGKRVPAASLAFTVGVRFANNVYGGMQFVDWARMSGCQ